From the genome of Notolabrus celidotus isolate fNotCel1 chromosome 5, fNotCel1.pri, whole genome shotgun sequence, one region includes:
- the bach1b gene encoding transcription regulator protein BACH1b produces the protein MAVLAPRSSVFTFESTVHSSHVLRRLDEQRRRDTLCDVTVVVDGQSFRAHRSVLASCSEYFTHRISALAQHGAIITLPQEVTVAGFEPLLKFAYTSKLLFGKDDVLEVRNSASILGFRDLDDACFDFLLPKFFSSTQDSATFPRKTCCKKNCKGRSSKDDSAINSDDILLDEKEVKPVADSPFQQEVAFLCNKSVNSQMGSQSSLSTVTPVAEGTSYPVNQGPKYRKFQLACGKEACFTEKSRNSPVTLNKDDCELSCSPCSSSVNIKNESEAGPSGSSFSNLIRQSKSEANDTRKCVIDGQKAEAEVDIIKREAEEVQGKWSENKMDVDVEEDTGFSDLPPLASGLSTAPCEGSSGLILHHCPLKTLSDPAITGSPGHKRFSMVITEDIKTRGAGAQVSIPHEVEEERLAKQEKANDGIEGGLNCSMERAAMSVSNARERSAVEREVAEHLAKRLGSDGSTNFQDLNARSSSDSRSVQGGQSASLERLHVNLSSSTSTSCPFFIDLESNKCLWKGAELSECEGTSQSGVSSFNSGDDGDSETETEGDSEAFTQERARQMQLPFSVDWIVDLSRNDFQQLLKQQVLTHEQLEFVHDMRRRSKNRLAAQRCRKRKLDCIHNLQCEINKLRTEREKLMTERSHLSQLKLTTCHNVSSLCQKVCNEANLQPDQLQVLTKYTSPDCPLSSFSPHIDALLSQSPLLTSSVGSHQYTASEGGLPSSSRDTVTGDGRQQL, from the exons ATGGCGGTGTTAGCCCCTCGCTcgtctgtgtttacatttgagTCTACAGTGCATTCCTCACATGTGCTGCGCCGTCTGGACGAGCAGCGTCGCCGGGACACGTTGTGTGACGTGACCGTGGTGGTGGACGGTCAGAGTTTCAGAGCCCACCGATCAGTGCTCGCTTCCTGCAGCGAGTACTTTACGCACAGAATCTCCGCGCTGGCACAGCATGGCGCCATCATCACCCTGCCACAGGAG GTGACAGTTGCTGGCTTTGAGCCCTTGTTGAAGTTCGCCTACACGTCCAAACTTCTCTTTGGTAAAGATGATGTCCTTGAAGTGCGCAACTCCGCCTCCATTCTTGGTTTCAGAGACCTGGATGACGCCTGCTTTGATTTCCTCCTCCCCAAGTTCTTTTCCAGTACGCAGGACTCTGCTACTTTTCCAAGAAAGACGTGCTGTAAAAAGAATTGCAAGGGGCGGTCATCAAAAGATGACAGCGCCATAAACTCTGACGATATTTTGTTGGATGAGAAAGAAGTCAAACCAGTTGCTGACTCACCGTTTCAGCAGGAAGTGGCTTTTCTGTGTAACAAATCTGTCAACAGCCAAATGGGAAGTCAGAGCAGTTTGAGCACGGTTACACCTGTAGCTGAAGGGACAAGTTACCCTGTTAATCAGGGTCCAAAGTATCGCAAGTTCCAGCTTGCTTGTGGAAAAGAAGCTTGTTTCACTGAGAAAAGTCGGAACAGTCCAGTGACATTAAACAAGGATGACTGTgagctctcctgctctccatgCTCCAGCAGTgtgaacattaaaaatgaaagtgagGCTGGACCCTCTGGAAGTTCATTCTCAAATCTCATCAGACAAAGCAAAAGCGAGGCTAATGACACAAGGAAATGTGTCATAGATGGCCAGAaagcagaggctgaggttgaTATCATTaagagagaagcagaagaagtGCAGGGAAAAtggagtgaaaataaaatggatGTGGATGTAGAGGAAGACACAGGCTTTTCAGACCTACCACCACTTGCCTCAGGGCTAAGTACAGCGCCCTGTGAGGGGTCATCTGGGTTAATATTGCACCATTGCCCCTTGAAGACCCTCAGTGACCCTGCAATCACTGGGTCACCGGGGCACAAGAGGTTCAGCATGGTCATTACAGAGGACATTAAAACAAGGGGCGCTGGTGCACAAGTGTCCATTCCTCATGAGGTTGAAGAAGAGAGGTTGGCAAAGCAGGAAAAGGCAAATGATGGGATAGAGGGAGGACTAAACTGCAGCATGGAgagggcagccatgtctgtaaGTAACGCTAGAGAAAGAAGTGCCGTGGAAAGAGAGGTGGCGGAGCACCTTGCCAAACGACTTGGGTCAGACGGATCCACAAACTTCCAGGACCTCAACGCAAGAAGCTCCTCCGACTCAAGGAGCGTACAAGGGGGGCAGAGTGCATCTTTAGAGAGGCTCCACGTCAACCTCAGCTCCTCCACAAGCACCAGCTGCCCCTTTTTCATAGATCTGGAAAGCAACAAATGTTTGTGGAAAGGTGCAGAGCTGTCCGAGTGTGAGGGGACGTCTCAGTCAGGAGTATCATCTTTTAACTCGGGGGATGACGGAGACTCAGAGacggagacagagggagacagtgAGGCCTTCACACAAGAGAGGGCCAGACAG ATGCAGTTGCCCTTCTCTGTTGACTGGATCGTGGATCTGAGCAGAAATGACTTCCAGCAGCTCCTGAAGCAGCAGGTGTTAACACACGAACAGCTGGAGTTTGTCCACGATATGAGACGGCGCAGCAAGAATCGCCTCGCAGCTCAGCGGTGCCGCAAAAGGAAGCTCGACTGCATTCATAACCTGCAGTGTGAaatcaacaagctg aggacagagagggagaaactgatGACAGAGAGGAGCCACCTGAGCCAGCTCAAGCTGACAACGTGTCACAACGTCTCCTCCTTGTGCCAGAAGGTGTGCAACGAAGCTAACCTGCAGCCAGATCAGCTCCAAGTGTTAACCAAATACACCTCCCCAGACTGCCCTCTGTCCTCCTTCTCACCTCACATAGACGCACTCCTTTCACAGTCACCTCTGTTGACCTCTTCTGTGGGCTCTCATCAGTACACGGCATCAGAGGGGGGTTTGCCGAGCTCCAGCAGGGACACAGTTACAGGAGACGGTCGGCAACAGCTGTAG